A genomic region of Alicyclobacillus sp. SO9 contains the following coding sequences:
- a CDS encoding lytic transglycosylase domain-containing protein has translation MNLHLNLNLSSLRAAVHQVKNAPAVRRAVKQYPLGRVLLFAVEHPQIAIALGVAALYISMMLPATIFLVTMSLEGVNVQQTVSATGLPTSVKPGVIPTHVLPALEHAAQKYRVPLPFLAAEAKVESRFNPKAVNHGSGTHASGMMQFEPGTWNGFGDPLTALDEFDTNPARIAHYGGYGVDADGNGTASVYDPADAAMAAAHYLRHLYQGYGHNWKLASYWYGAETQAYVRAVMRDMAGFVPPAEKTGPAADWFIGGKKGTAVVDQQPTRLTLSTQAWAPIYAPTAGTLTVTYKPSGDTLQWQNGVGLISLTFSGGLVAWATTGTVSAGQLIGFTTTKKLVITGNVDPLSVVGGSLPTWIRIS, from the coding sequence ATGAACCTGCATCTGAATTTGAATCTGTCCAGCCTTCGAGCTGCGGTACATCAAGTGAAAAACGCTCCAGCTGTCAGGAGGGCAGTGAAGCAGTATCCGCTTGGTCGGGTACTGCTTTTTGCAGTGGAGCACCCGCAAATCGCGATCGCGTTGGGGGTCGCTGCGCTCTACATATCCATGATGCTGCCAGCCACCATTTTTCTTGTGACGATGAGTCTGGAAGGCGTAAATGTGCAGCAGACCGTCAGTGCCACGGGGCTGCCCACATCCGTCAAACCGGGGGTCATCCCCACCCACGTCTTGCCTGCTCTGGAGCATGCAGCACAGAAGTACCGTGTGCCCTTACCGTTCCTAGCTGCCGAAGCCAAGGTGGAGTCCCGGTTCAATCCCAAAGCGGTGAATCACGGTTCCGGCACCCACGCCAGCGGCATGATGCAATTTGAACCGGGTACCTGGAACGGGTTTGGCGATCCCCTCACGGCATTGGACGAGTTTGATACAAATCCGGCACGCATTGCTCATTACGGGGGCTATGGGGTGGATGCGGACGGGAACGGCACAGCCAGTGTCTATGACCCTGCCGATGCTGCCATGGCAGCCGCGCACTATTTGCGTCATCTCTATCAAGGGTATGGCCACAACTGGAAACTGGCCAGCTACTGGTATGGCGCGGAGACACAGGCGTATGTGCGTGCTGTGATGCGGGATATGGCCGGGTTTGTACCGCCTGCTGAGAAAACGGGACCTGCGGCAGATTGGTTTATTGGTGGCAAAAAAGGTACTGCTGTTGTAGACCAGCAACCTACGCGTCTGACGCTGTCGACCCAAGCCTGGGCACCCATTTATGCGCCTACCGCGGGTACGCTCACCGTGACGTACAAGCCTTCCGGAGATACCCTCCAGTGGCAAAACGGGGTTGGGCTGATTTCCCTGACCTTTTCCGGGGGCCTTGTGGCCTGGGCCACGACGGGGACAGTGAGCGCTGGCCAGTTGATTGGATTTACGACCACGAAGAAGCTCGTCATCACCGGCAATGTGGACCCGCTGTCTGTCGTGGGCGGGAGCTTGCCTACATGGATAAGGATTTCATGA
- a CDS encoding ATP-binding protein, with product MTWFWMLLIPAFAAVVSIERWYTRKIHTAISESWQYFRVLPKADHQLKVAETVQFLHQLWQFRRPDVVALRKGQSMFRSVFHKTSTGDVAWYLAVPTDRVQGFNAAFHAAFPSLEALEVNPEALDFLQRVHTGSLLQLAKRGEAAGLPLSTLRSGDPLPAILYGMGAGQEQATEETVLDIVMSPASDRALRGAVRKAEQALNPRLSRTEASSAAGLMDAGMKFGQEVLNELSDGKLRQRGLLQQNKAAQGPKWNELEASVQNQVQSVHKRYTGTEHAFHTWIRLGVCADPDDGREQHLKSIGKARIQAMLGGFVGWSGHQSVIENWRFRGKRAVESIRQGPPPRGQEMLVTTEEAACLWHLPDSKSSVFQFIPAVRQHAKTLKEGELTEGVTLGVLRHPTQSGRQVALPLKQFTEQYILSGKTGSGKSSVLTEMCDSLIQERLKNPNAPGFSLIDPARETIVILMSRLLNYNLTPEQWSKIHYFSLSSTDYPIGLNLLHRRPNEDPDDLADEAMSLMKFAYGGNTPQLDRILRNGLRTLLEDESRSHSVAGLTPLFQDERWRTRVLRHVKDPVVRMFWENEFEAAKSSIGPLMNRLSPFISNKTMRRMFGQQDFTPDIRRYMEEGHIIFWDVLGVSEERMRLGVGLLINQYYKVAKTREFHPKTHLLKIDEAHLVQIPRLGKIIAECRKFGLSLGLSTQYVDQLIDEVRQSITEIGGNVFSCSQGATGAGVVSGLTNRHFDAAYLQGLPKRTVAVYTQINDDPRSFEVQAPPPVKYMPDGRPARFGDTYEAEQDEREVLAWTMQKAEELQKRDTKAAPDVDKELDEYLTEGTALQTVQEHDDGETSEDVCRS from the coding sequence ATGACTTGGTTCTGGATGTTATTGATTCCGGCTTTCGCAGCGGTGGTTTCTATAGAACGGTGGTATACACGAAAGATTCATACTGCCATCAGTGAGAGCTGGCAGTACTTTCGAGTGTTGCCGAAGGCAGACCATCAGCTAAAGGTAGCAGAGACCGTGCAATTTTTACATCAACTGTGGCAGTTTCGCCGCCCGGATGTGGTGGCTTTGCGCAAGGGACAAAGTATGTTCAGAAGCGTCTTTCATAAGACTTCAACGGGAGACGTTGCATGGTATCTTGCGGTGCCAACCGACCGGGTGCAGGGATTCAATGCGGCCTTTCATGCTGCCTTTCCCAGCCTGGAGGCGTTGGAAGTGAATCCGGAAGCGTTGGATTTCTTACAGCGGGTGCATACGGGCAGCCTGTTACAACTGGCGAAACGCGGGGAAGCTGCAGGCTTGCCCCTGTCCACGCTGAGAAGCGGGGACCCGCTGCCCGCGATCCTCTATGGGATGGGGGCCGGTCAAGAGCAGGCTACAGAGGAAACCGTCCTAGACATTGTGATGTCACCCGCCTCGGACCGGGCGTTGAGAGGAGCCGTTCGAAAAGCGGAGCAGGCCTTGAATCCTCGTTTGTCGAGGACGGAGGCATCTTCAGCTGCGGGTCTGATGGATGCGGGAATGAAGTTCGGCCAGGAGGTGTTGAATGAACTTTCTGACGGGAAGCTTCGTCAGCGAGGGCTTCTTCAACAAAACAAAGCAGCACAGGGGCCAAAATGGAATGAACTCGAAGCGTCGGTGCAGAATCAGGTGCAGTCGGTCCACAAGCGATACACGGGAACGGAACATGCCTTTCATACGTGGATCCGTCTTGGCGTATGTGCGGACCCGGACGACGGGAGGGAGCAGCACTTGAAATCTATCGGCAAGGCACGCATTCAGGCCATGCTCGGTGGCTTTGTTGGCTGGAGTGGCCATCAGTCTGTCATAGAGAACTGGCGATTTCGCGGCAAGCGGGCAGTGGAAAGCATCCGGCAGGGGCCTCCACCGAGAGGTCAGGAGATGTTGGTGACGACGGAAGAAGCCGCGTGCTTATGGCATCTGCCGGATTCTAAATCTAGCGTGTTTCAGTTCATTCCAGCCGTTCGGCAGCATGCCAAGACGCTCAAAGAGGGTGAACTCACCGAAGGAGTAACATTGGGCGTCTTGCGGCATCCAACTCAAAGTGGACGGCAGGTGGCGTTGCCACTGAAACAGTTTACGGAACAATACATTTTGAGTGGGAAAACCGGGAGCGGAAAATCCTCCGTATTGACAGAAATGTGTGATTCACTCATACAAGAGCGTCTAAAGAATCCCAACGCACCTGGATTCAGCCTTATTGACCCTGCGAGAGAAACCATCGTGATTCTCATGAGTCGGCTATTAAACTACAACTTGACTCCAGAACAATGGTCTAAAATTCATTATTTCAGTTTGTCCTCAACGGACTATCCAATCGGGCTGAATCTATTGCACAGGCGTCCGAATGAGGATCCGGATGACCTAGCCGACGAGGCTATGAGCCTCATGAAGTTTGCCTATGGCGGAAACACGCCACAGCTGGACCGAATCCTACGAAACGGGTTGAGGACACTGTTGGAGGATGAAAGTCGAAGTCACAGTGTAGCCGGACTGACCCCCCTGTTTCAGGACGAACGGTGGCGAACACGGGTGCTTCGTCATGTCAAAGACCCGGTGGTCCGCATGTTTTGGGAGAATGAATTTGAGGCAGCGAAATCTTCCATTGGCCCTCTCATGAATCGGCTGAGTCCTTTCATTTCGAACAAGACCATGCGCCGGATGTTTGGACAGCAGGACTTTACGCCGGATATCCGTAGATACATGGAGGAGGGACACATCATTTTTTGGGATGTGTTGGGGGTTAGTGAGGAGCGCATGCGGCTGGGGGTGGGGTTATTAATCAACCAGTACTACAAAGTGGCAAAGACTCGCGAATTTCACCCCAAGACTCATCTTCTGAAAATTGACGAAGCTCATCTGGTGCAAATTCCACGCCTCGGCAAAATCATTGCGGAATGCAGAAAATTTGGTCTGAGCTTGGGTCTGAGTACACAGTACGTAGATCAGTTGATTGACGAAGTGCGCCAATCTATAACAGAGATTGGAGGCAACGTGTTTTCTTGCTCTCAGGGGGCCACAGGAGCGGGTGTTGTGAGCGGGCTCACCAACCGACACTTTGATGCAGCATATCTGCAAGGACTACCTAAGAGGACGGTGGCTGTGTATACGCAGATTAATGACGATCCGAGAAGCTTTGAAGTACAAGCGCCGCCTCCGGTAAAGTACATGCCTGATGGTCGCCCCGCTCGTTTTGGAGATACCTACGAGGCGGAGCAAGACGAACGAGAAGTGTTGGCATGGACTATGCAAAAAGCGGAAGAACTTCAAAAGCGGGATACGAAGGCTGCTCCAGATGTGGATAAAGAACTGGATGAGTATTTGACCGAAGGGACAGCACTGCAAACAGTACAAGAACATGATGATGGTGAGACCTCTGAGGATGTGTGTAGAAGCTAG
- a CDS encoding replication-relaxation family protein — protein MILEWSSTLATQFKPEEQLLGILFDGGIMTREQIMVVSKFSLRKIRRCRERAHRLTSDVPIQKIVLVGGKQGVAYALSMVGVRYVYEMLGYENHRVQTAPEGQLSHYIGTNNVLVRAVEAFGRENIEWLSTRELAEDIELQRRLGNRSSIYRGRPIRPDASIRIRKSDPVWIEYDNNTESPAKLEQKFLAYWQLSQERGKKMRTVLWVTGSERRKDYLERVFKAMTRVHGWGDGMQHLFFVEGQDTKWLESSH, from the coding sequence ATGATATTAGAATGGTCATCGACTTTGGCAACGCAATTTAAGCCGGAAGAACAACTTCTTGGCATACTTTTTGATGGCGGTATTATGACACGAGAACAGATTATGGTGGTTAGTAAATTTTCATTAAGAAAAATTCGACGATGTCGTGAAAGAGCTCATCGCTTGACGTCAGATGTGCCGATTCAAAAAATTGTCTTGGTAGGTGGTAAACAAGGCGTAGCATACGCCTTGAGTATGGTCGGAGTGCGATACGTGTATGAAATGCTCGGTTATGAGAATCATCGTGTCCAGACAGCGCCTGAAGGCCAGTTAAGCCACTACATCGGAACTAATAATGTGCTTGTTCGTGCTGTAGAAGCGTTTGGTAGAGAAAACATTGAATGGCTTTCTACGAGAGAATTAGCTGAAGATATAGAGTTGCAACGACGGTTGGGAAATCGCAGCAGTATCTATCGAGGACGACCTATTCGTCCAGATGCTTCTATTCGTATCCGCAAAAGTGACCCTGTTTGGATTGAATATGACAATAACACAGAATCTCCGGCGAAATTGGAACAAAAATTCTTAGCCTATTGGCAATTATCCCAGGAACGAGGGAAGAAGATGCGCACAGTGCTATGGGTCACCGGCTCTGAGCGAAGGAAAGACTATCTGGAGCGTGTGTTTAAAGCGATGACCAGGGTTCATGGATGGGGCGATGGAATGCAGCACTTGTTTTTTGTAGAAGGACAAGATACCAAGTGGTTGGAATCCAGTCACTAA